One genomic segment of Fervidobacterium pennivorans includes these proteins:
- a CDS encoding metal-dependent transcriptional regulator, which yields MENQLGPTERKYLLAVYLTLNEMGWTRLKKISNFLRVKMPSAKQFLERLASAGLLYYEHRGGISLTPEGKRIAVAENARFNAVKIFFCEILQLSSEEADEAAWNIYFNLSENTVNKFSDFARFLFEDEGKEIVEKFRKFLSQPRKKLAPCPLTMHISGVENTQERTKEEAEK from the coding sequence GTGGAAAACCAACTTGGACCAACTGAAAGAAAATATCTTTTGGCAGTCTACTTAACACTAAACGAAATGGGATGGACCAGGCTGAAAAAGATATCAAACTTTTTAAGAGTTAAGATGCCTTCAGCAAAGCAATTTCTGGAAAGATTAGCAAGTGCAGGTCTACTTTATTACGAACACAGAGGAGGTATTTCTTTAACACCAGAAGGAAAAAGAATAGCTGTTGCAGAAAACGCACGGTTTAATGCCGTTAAGATATTCTTTTGTGAGATTTTACAACTTTCTTCAGAAGAAGCGGATGAAGCAGCATGGAACATATATTTCAACCTAAGTGAAAACACGGTGAATAAATTCTCAGACTTTGCAAGGTTTCTTTTTGAAGACGAAGGAAAAGAAATTGTCGAAAAGTTCAGGAAATTCTTATCACAGCCACGCAAAAAGTTAGCTCCCTGTCCATTAACAATGCATATCTCTGGTGTTGAAAATACCCAAGAGCGAACTAAGGAGGAAGCAGAAAAGTGA
- a CDS encoding DUF4911 domain-containing protein, whose amino-acid sequence MKDDKLNVQEPVEYDILVKIKKEDVHILNYLLEAEDNVMNIRSFEGEYLKVIATKDTVVDAIRLLENVRSLVDLEIVALKPNNGSAG is encoded by the coding sequence ATGAAGGATGATAAGTTAAACGTTCAAGAACCCGTTGAATACGATATTTTAGTAAAAATAAAAAAAGAAGACGTTCACATCCTAAACTATTTGCTTGAAGCTGAAGATAATGTTATGAACATAAGGAGCTTCGAAGGTGAATATCTCAAAGTCATTGCTACAAAAGACACAGTAGTTGACGCAATCAGGCTTCTTGAAAATGTAAGAAGTTTAGTCGATTTGGAAATCGTAGCGTTAAAACCAAATAACGGAAGTGCTGGATAA